The following nucleotide sequence is from Echeneis naucrates chromosome 5, fEcheNa1.1, whole genome shotgun sequence.
TCTCCACCCTCCTCAATGCCATCCTCCCCATGGAGCTGGCCAGAGACCTTCAGACGGACACACAAGGTGAAAACATGCCCCTTTGCTCTGTCTCCTCTTGATGTGAcctcaacatgttttttttttttttttttttaattttagttttttgtctgttttgtgtttcgttttttgtttttttgtttttttttcagagcaccAGAAGATGTGTTACACGGCTTTGGTGCTCACTATGATCTTCTCAATGGGTGAACAGGTGCCATATCATCACTATGGTAGGAAAAGGCATTTTCGTTGGTACATCACATACATGATGTCCTAAAAATTGAAATCCTTCATGTAAAATTAGgaacataaaaacagaataaattaaaaataaataaaataagaatatgtCGTTGCACAGATTCTTGAAGTTTTCTGTCAAATTCTGCTAGGACATGCAAGGATTAGAGAGACAATATGTACAATCGTTAAGACAAATTCTTGCCCCTCCCTGCTTCAGAGCACTTGAATGCTGACTTTGTTCAGTTCCTGCTGGGTGTGGTGGAGGACGGGCTTCCCTCTGATCCCACAGAGCAGCTGCCCGACACCTTTCTGAACCTCCTGCTGGCTTTTAACCTGCACCACACAAGTAAGAGCATCCTCAAAAAGAGTTTCTCTTAATGATAACAGTAGTGTAACATATAAATGAGCGATGACTGTAATCCATTACTCTTACTACAGATGCTTATTTGTACTGCatgtctgtgttctgtctgtcACCCAGCACCCAGCAACAATGTGATCATGcaggaggtgaagaagaaaaatgtcaagATCCTGTCAGAAAAAGTGCTGCTACTTCTGAACAGAGGCGGTAAAGAAAATGCCCAATTTTTCATATTCTTGCTCGAGGTACCCTTACTTTTTACTCCTCACATTGTCACCTTTTGTCCTCTGCTCTCCAGATGACCCTGTATGCATGTTCAAACACACCCCACCTGCACCACACTCAGTTCTCAAGTTTCTGCAGGACATCTTTGCCAGCAGAGAGACAGCTGACATCTTTTACAGCACTGACATGATGGTTATGATTGACATAGCCGTCCGGCAGATATCTGACCTCTCCCCAGGGGACAAGGTGAGACGCTGTACAGTTTTAATGTTGTCTACAGTATGTGAGCAAATCATTAACCGGCCTGATCTGTCCCTCACCCAAAGCTGCGAATGGAGTATCTCTCCCTCATGCACTCCATAATGCGCTCGACAGACTACTTCAAGCACCAGCATCGCCTGGCTGACCTGCAGGGGGCTCTGCAGAGGATTCTCAGGGAAGAGGAAGATCCGGGAGAGGATGAGGGGAGCTCTACAGCCAAACAGATGGATAAGCTAATTGTACAACAGATCTACAAGGAGTTTCCACAGATTTGTGAGAACCAGGACTAATGATATCAttaccatacacacacacacacacacacacacacacaccgtagCCTGATCCCGTCTACTGCAGGAAGGTACGAAAAAgcctgaaagaaaaatgaactgATGTTTGATGGGATGTCCCGTAATCTGTGATAGCCTGTACTGAGAGACAAATCAGTTTTGCCAATGTTTTCCTGGACTCAAACCAGGGCTGCAGCATCCATGTGATGTTGATAtcaaaaaaagatttagtttttttttttttttttaacagccttTCCTCTCTGAAGTGAGTTTAATTTGAGTGTGAGGTTGCTTTTGATGGATTGAGGgttaaaaatatgacaaatgaataaagaaaactgtGAGATCTAGACTAAAATAAATGTAGCTAAAGTAGGCCAAGTCATGGAGTCATTCTCACAGTGAATTCTTACCTTAAAAATAATACATGAACTAAATGGACTCATAATATATAGAAATTAAAGTAGCCACAACCATGACTGAAACTTATCCTAACCAAAGAGacttacaataaaataaatgtatcttATAACTAATTCAAAGTTATTTGGTAAAAAAGCAGATCTGAATTTATGTTTGAATAACGGACCCACTACAGTGAACCGCTGTGAGAAAATGTTGATTGCTTCCCTGTTAGGGGGACCAAACtactttgtgtttctgacagcaTTATTTTCTTTGTAGAGTACAGTGCTCCCTGAAGCTGACTTCCTCTTTCACTTACCCccagtttcactgtgttttaaataaaaatccagttGAACAGTATACGATCATTGTGAGAAAAAGCACACTGACTTATGTGTCATCGCTACGAAGCTTTTAGCTGAGTAACTTGCTGCTATGTATCGAGTCTCTCCTGTGGTTCCGTCTGGTACagttgtctctgtttcttttcagaCTCTTAAAGCTAATCAATCCGTACTTACATATACAAAGCTCTCCAAGCATCAGAACTTCCTGATTGTTTACAGATTAATGCCAGCTTGTTGGACTGAAGGGTTTATGTCTCTATGCTGCATTTGCATTCAAACTAACTGTGCTGCAATAAGACTTTTCAGACTCTGCTGTAAATAACTGAATATTGGCTGATGTGTTGAAAAGTGTTCTGCagttatatataataataacttAGTCATTGTTGCTGATTTCTGGTTATAATCTTATTGTCCTCAAGGAATACAgggcatttcttttttctcctcatgaTCTTATATTTTAACAGCAACTTGTATGGCTCcttgtttcttcttcatgaAGTAGTGATTGATGTTCCTCTCCCATTTTACACTCAAACCTATCTGTGTTTGTCCAATATGGCTTCTCTGTATCAGGAAGGTTGACACAATGCAGAACTGATATCAGATTTTAGTTCATGACTGAGTTCTTTCCTTACCtgtttgtgagtctgtttacattgtgtgtgtgtgagagagagaggtggcCATCTCCTTTCCATTATTAACATTGTCTGCAAAACTGCTACAACTGTGTTGTAATAAAACTAATAAAGATATATTTTAACAGTGCAGATGCTCAGATCACTTGCTGTATGATAGAATATTTTTACAGTGTAATGAAATCAACTTAAGATTTTGCTAACTCTGTTTCTTAAGGACACGAGACATTAAACAATTAGAGCTTTAATCATATGAAGGGCTAAACAGTCATTTGTGCTTATATATATAGTTGGTCTTTTTATTCATAATATAAGTTTGTATATTCGTTTTAATGTAACCAATTTTTGTTAGATAAAAGATAATGATAATGAGCATTAATGCAAAAGGTAAAAATAGTTTCTCTGTCTTAATCATCATTTGTCTGGAGCCAAATTCATCTGACATTTGGAGGATGAGTCACAGCCGAGGTTGCCAGTCTGTAGCACAAAATAGagacaacaaccaaacaaacacacttactGTTAGAGTCAACAATTAGCCTAATTTGTATGTCtttgcattgtgggaaaaagTATTAGCCACCCTGCCACCGTGTGTATCACACATGTATAACTATATAACTATATCAAATATAGTATATATactttgtgggaaaacattgcATATTATAATTTCATGTCACTCCCACCTATTTATCTCAATGTGTGCTAAATGAACTTCTTCCACAACattcttctttatttacatttttattttgtaacataacacaaacacatcttaAATTGCTATAACATAGAATCACATTATTAATAACCATAATATTGTGAGTACACAatggttgttgttattattatattattatagtagtagtagtattacTAGTATTACTTTACcgtttgtttatgttttaaccATCGTTGTCGATCATGGCGTTTCCACCCGGACACCAAACCGTGACGGACTACAGTAGCGGTGAGTTCCAGTCAAACCGGTCCGGTGGATAAGTGGGTCAAAGGTCCAtcagacaacagagacagaGTCCACCAGGTGAGCTGCTGTCTTCGTCGGTCTTCTCTCATTTTAAAACGtgtgtctttttctctgccgttcagtttttcttttcttcagcagaccaggaaacaaaaatgtccaaacagcagcagccgaTCAGTCCGCTGAAGAACTTCTTCGCCGGAGGTTTTGGAGGAGTCTGTCTCGTCTTCGCTGGACATCCACTGGACACCATTAAAGTGAGTGcttccagtgtgtgtctgtgtttgtgtatcacTTACACACGACATCTCATATAGGACACATCTATCGCTATAGAGAGACTGCTGATAGTCTGAGCCGCAGGGACGGTGTCCAGTGTTTATGAGTCCACTGCTGCAGGGACGGTGTCCAGTGTTTATGAGTCCACTGCTGCAGGGACGGTGTCCAATGTTTGTGAGTCCACTGCTGCAGGGACGGTGTCCAATGTTTATGAGTCCACTGCTGCAGGGACGGTGTCCAGTGTTTATGAGTCCACTGCTGCAGGGACGGTGTCCAATGTTTGTGAGTCCACTGCTGCAGGGACGGTGTCCAGTGTTTATGAGTCCACTGCTTCAGGGACGGTGTCCAGTGTTTATGAGTCCACTGCTGCAGGGACGGTGTCCAGTGTTTATGAGTCCACTGCTGCAGGGACGGTGTCCAGTGTTTATGAGTCCACTGCTGCAGGGACGGTGTCCAGTGTTTATGAGTCCACTGCTTCAGGGACGGTGTCCAGTGTTTATGAGTCCACTGCTGCAGGGATGGTGTCCAGTGTTTGTGAGTCCACTGCTGCAGGGACGGTGTCCAATGTTTGTGAGTCCACTGCCGCAGGGACGGTGTCCAATGTTTATGAGTCCACTGCTGCTGGGACCGTGTCCACTCACTGCTTATGTCCACTGCTGCAGGGACCGTGTCCACTCACTGCTTATGTCCACTGCTGCAGGGACCGTGTCCACTCACTGCTTATGTCCGCTGCTGCAGGGACCATGTCCACTGCTTATGTCCACTGCTGCAGGGACCGTGTCCACTGCTTATGTCCACTGCTGCAGGGACCGTGTCCACTGCTTATGTCCACTGCTGCAGGGACCATGTCCACTGCTTATGTCCACTGCCGCAGGGACGGTGTCCAATGTTTATGAGTCCACTGCTGCTGGGACCGTGTCCACTCATTGCTTATGTCCACTGCTGCAGGGACCGTGTCCACTCACTGCTTATGTCCACTGCTGCAGGGACGGTGTCCACTCACTGCTTATGTCCACTGCTGCAGGGACCGTGTCCACTGCTTATGTCCACTGCTGCAGCCTTTCCATCCACAGTGTGTTTGCTGACTCAGCTCAGTGCTTTAGTTCGGAAGCTTCTGGATGGAGTTGCACTTGAATCAGCACCAACATGCTGTCTTATACTTCATTATGACAAACAGATACCAACAGTCCAGGACTCCCTGTCTGTCCaactgatttctttctttttgtttgtgtaagcCTGGagaaacaaactgtaaacacaGTGAGCAAACAGTTGCCTATTTACAAATCCATCAGTCACAGACCAACTATAGTGTTATCCAATATTCTTATTCTAACCTGCTGGAGTGTGTTCATCTGTCAGGGCAGTTCTGAATAACATTTGTTGTGGGCTTCAAATCTTTCATCATGTGGCAGGCTTTGGTGGTTAAGTGGTTCGTGTGTTAGCACGGTTGTGTTGTAATTTTCTTCGTGTGAAGTCCTAAAAAAACCCcacatgtttttctctcagGTGCGTTTACAGACTCAGCCCAAGCCCAAACCTGGGGAGAGCCTCATTTATGCCGGGACCATTGACTGTTTCAAAAAGACTTTAGCCAAAGAGGTGAGGATGCTTGCAGGGTTAAAGAAAGATCAGATGAACTGTGATGacgtttttttcctctcctgccGATGTTTCCTTGTTGTCTTCTTGTCTTTCAGGGTGTGAAAGGGCTTTATAAAGGTATGGCTGCCCCAATCATTGGAGTCACACCCATGTTTGCCGTCTGTTTTTTTGGATTTGGACTCGGCAAGAAACTACAACAGAAAACTCCTGATGACATCCTGACGTAGGTCATTGCTCTGGACgaggttatttattttcactgttatcAGAATCAGCCTTCTTCACTCTTCCCCTTCAGGTATCCTCAGCTGTTTGCTGCAGGGATGTTGTCTGGTGTGTTCACTACAGCCATCATGGCTCCTGGAGAGCGAATCAAATGCCTCCTACAGGTTAGTGCTTACTGGATGTGTTTGTACTCATAATCTCTAAACCACGAGGAATTGATTCCTCTTGCCAATTGCCAATCTTATTGTTAGAAAAGAGTGTaaaatggtgtgtttgtgtgtgcttgtgtcacAGATCCAGGCATCAACTGGGGAAGTGAAGTATGCTGGACCCATGGACTGTGTCAAACAGCTGTACCGAGACTCTGGGATCAGGGGAATCTACAAAGGCACTGCTTTGACTCTCATGAGAGGTGCTTCTTTACTTTGATGAATCCTGAACAACTTGCTGAATTTGATGCTTCAAGATGGTTGAGCTTTGAAGGtgtgctcattaaaaaaaggagggggggacTTTATGAAAAAGAGCCAGACTTAGACCTGTGAATAAACAGTACCTGTAGGAGGTTTTTGCTAGTCTTGGATTTCCACTCTTGCTGCCAGTTCTTTTTCCCTGATGCAGTTTGTCTTCATCATTTGacatatttcatatttgaaGCTCTGCTACatttctgctgtctgctgtttgatgaATGAGttaatatgactttttttttaactgcattgATAATtagaatcaaatcagtgattctAACTCACTGTAGGTTGTTGTCTGCGTGCCAAACAAGCACTTGTTTAATTGTCCctgttttatattcaaactTAGATGTTCCAGCGAGTGGGATGTATTTCATGTCTTACGAGTGGCTGAAGAACCTCCTCACACCTGCAGGAAGAAGgtgtatatttgttttttctctcagtaaTCAGACCAATGTGCTTTAAAAAGACCCGAGCAGTTGATCCTGCTGTCGTTTCTCTGCAGCCATAACGAACTCAGCATCCCCAGCGTGCTGTTTGCTGGAGGAATGGCTGGGATCTTTAACTGGGCAGTCGCCATTCCACCTGATGTTCTCAAGTCTCGTTTCCAGACAGGTTTGCTCTTTAATTcatttcagtatttgttttgagttacatactttttaaaaagtatttttgtagttcctattatatattatatataactATTACAGAAGAGAGTTGATATTTCGGGCAAATCC
It contains:
- the slc25a20 gene encoding mitochondrial carnitine/acylcarnitine carrier protein, with translation MSKQQQPISPLKNFFAGGFGGVCLVFAGHPLDTIKVRLQTQPKPKPGESLIYAGTIDCFKKTLAKEGVKGLYKGMAAPIIGVTPMFAVCFFGFGLGKKLQQKTPDDILTYPQLFAAGMLSGVFTTAIMAPGERIKCLLQIQASTGEVKYAGPMDCVKQLYRDSGIRGIYKGTALTLMRDVPASGMYFMSYEWLKNLLTPAGRSHNELSIPSVLFAGGMAGIFNWAVAIPPDVLKSRFQTAPEGKYPNGFRDVLRELIREEGVGSLYKGFTAVMLRAFPANAACFLGFELAMKFLNWLAPNL